The Neodiprion fabricii isolate iyNeoFabr1 chromosome 4, iyNeoFabr1.1, whole genome shotgun sequence genome window below encodes:
- the LOC124180451 gene encoding pterin-4-alpha-carbinolamine dehydratase, with the protein MMMAAILKTSLTGGRVCRKILYSVADRRSATSQARSKTKMGKLTSQEREKDLSPLLSNGWTVQDSRDAIYKEFLFKNFNQAFGFMSRVALQAEKMDHHPEWFNVYNKVQITLSSHDVNGLSQRDVKLATFIDTVAKTSNE; encoded by the exons ATGATGATGGCGGCCATATTGAAAACGAGTTTGACCGGTGGGAGAGTTTGTAGAAAGATACTTTACTCTGTCGCAGACCGACGTAGCGCAACATCTCAAGCTCGTAGCAAAACTAAAATG GGCAAACTCACATCTCAGGAGCGAGAAAAAGACTTGAGCCCATTACTGAGCAATGGATGGACCGTACAAGATTCGCGAGATGCCATCTATAAAGAATTTCTATTCAAAAACTTTAATCAG gcATTTGGCTTCATGTCAAGGGTAGCACTGCAAGCTGAGAAAATGGATCATCACCCCGAATGGTTTAACGTTTATAACAAAGTGCAGATAACTTTGTCTTCCCATGATGTAAACGGATTGTCTCAAAGGGATGTTAAGCTAGCTACGTTTATCGATACCGTTGCTAAAACATCCAACGAATGA
- the LOC124180439 gene encoding importin subunit alpha-2: protein MSETTTNQRTDELRQELRETSWIERKYHRSLELNKNRPALGESIPNECYTEEFVKSKAQILKKKPLRLKEYQHLQNAFLQSEENINAFLSVDNALHALVRELSGCNPDLQLAAANCYCNLALGNSKACNVLAKAAGPYLLATLDSLNYNLMDICIWTIGNLAAGSEKAFEIVYAQGCLRLLISLLRECDLTLLPSVIYATMHCVYAGYEHIQDSEIVHVTKAIVCRQSHYHDPNTLWLLAILSSKSTCVEHILILLSSLIEYLHNATKSEFSDVVQVTAVVRILANVICEATGEAVDALFNNPKHTETETQLLLNKLLMQPHLHLQKETLWLIGNLYNHPSLRHREQARSLICTLSSLRQAALSTGASL from the exons ATGTCCGAAACAACAACAAATCAAAGAACCGACGAGCTGCGGCAAGAATTGCGCGAGACGTCGTGGATCGAGAGAAAATATCACCGGAGTTTGGAACTGAATAAGAATCGGCCAGCTCTTGGCGAATCAATTCCGAACGAATGTTACACTGAAGAATTTGTCAAATCCAAGGCCCAAATTCTTAAGAAAAAACCATTGCGGCTAAAAGAATACCAACATCTTCAAAATGCGTTTTTACAG aGCGAAGAAAACATAAATGCCTTTCTCAGCGTCGATAATGCCCTGCATGCGCTTGTTCGTGAACTGTCTGGGTGCAATCCAGACCTGCAGCTTGCTGCGGCAAATTGTTACTGCAATCTCGCTCTCGGTAATAGTAAAGCTTGCAATGTGTTGGCTAAGGCAGCTGGCCCTTACTTGCTTGCAACGTTGGACAGCCTAAACTACAATCTTATG GATATATGCATATGGACAATTGGAAATTTAGCCGCTGGAAGCGAGAAGGCCTTCGAAATAGTTTATGCTCAGGGCTGCTTGAGGCTTTTGATTTCGCTGTTACGAGAATGCGATCTCACCTTGCTGCCCTCTGTCATTTACGCAACAATGCATTGTGTTTATGCTGGCTATGAGCACATTCA AGATTCTGAAATTGTTCATGTAACAAAAGCAATTGTTTGTCGACAAAGTCATTATCATGATCCAAATACACTTTGGTTACTAGCAATATTGTCATCAAAAAGTACATGCGTCGAACATATTTTAATACTACTTTCATCTCTTATTGAATATCTACACAATGCTACCAAGTCTGAGTTTTCTGATGTTGTTCAA gtgACAGCCGTTGTTAGAATTCTAGCAAATGTTATTTGCGAGGCCACGGGAGAAGCTGTTGATGCTTTATTCAATAACCCAAAGCATACTGAGACGGAAACACAGCttcttttgaataaattgttgATGCAACCTCACCTGCATTTGCAAAAAGAAACACTTTGGCTTATAG GAAATCTTTATAATCATCCTTCGCTGCGACATCGTGAACAGGCGCGGAGTTTAATATGTACCTTGTCATCATTACGGCAAGCTGCATTGTCCACAGGAGCATCGTTATAA
- the LOC124180436 gene encoding ribosomal L1 domain-containing protein 1, giving the protein MGKVPKAAKSLKENEKESKVKKLLNKPGALPGVNKRTGKLNLKEARVPLTQMLKSNLHADKIVNFLKDSKSVSKKNKKTPSSMVKTDDDIKPKVDLKAEQVSVMKTLKRKSATLNVVKPPQPKKKNVSSDVPIKKQLAKKTEKVSKNDKRQKVPEQGASDVDKEVSVKVQKQLPEEAKKGINVDNNQISKGIDAILKLTNLQAGDTKKLFDGEHQPILLQVACIKVPKIPKRQLRILLPHTLVTDTDDVVLFVGDMKKGRRQNLEPTIDHYQDLLRKHGCKQIKDVIPLTQVKTEFDQYELKRKLLSSYDYFLTDGKIAGHLSHHLGKLFMAKRKLPTSIRMNAKNLNREIDIALKKTSMHLHSYGDTHVVQVAHTGMKKQEIFANVLSVCKSLADNYPGGWLNIRSLILKTSTSLPVPIYITLKSKNKVKVPVVVPKRPKAYQTLVGELSTSARDAKVVVYPDGTVKVEKDENRITKKVDKLAAKKSKLPANQETAKISKRNKQETTVTGKVEKKLETTEIHEPFNIKAEDSDDNTKTAINAKSFTDSEDEIEDAEQAYLSQWQQETISTTTEEKEPKKRSKIVKKKKKTKA; this is encoded by the exons atggGCAAGGTTCCCAAAGCGGCGAAGAGCttgaaggaaaatgaaaaagagtcaaaagtaaaaaagttgTTGAATAAACCCGGGGCGTTGCCCGGAGTAAATAAAAGGACCGGTAAACTTAACCTCAAAGAAGCACGTGTTCCTCTAACGCAAATGTTGAAGAGTAATTTACACGCAGATaagattgtaaattttttaaaagattcTAAAAgcgtgtcgaaaaaaaataaaaaaactccTTCAAGCATGGTTAAAACTGATGATGATATCAAGCCGAAGGTCGATCTCAAAGCAGAACAAGTTTCCGTAATGAAAACCTTAAAGCGTAAATCTGCCACTCTAAACGTCGTTAAACCGCCTcaaccgaagaaaaaaaacgtttcttcTGACGTTccaattaaaaaacaattggCAAAG AAGACAGAGAAAGTATCCAAGAATGACAAAAGGCAGAAAGTACCAGAACAAGGAGCCTCAGATGTTGACAAAGAGGTCTCAGTGAAGGTTCAAAAACAGCTACCAGAAGAGGCGAAGAAGGGTATAAACGTCGACAATAATCAAATATCCAAAGGTATCGATGCTATTTTGAAACTCACCAACCTGCAGGCAGGGGATACGAAAAAGCTATTTGATGGAGAGCATCAGCCAATATTGCTTCAGGTGGCGTGCATCAAGGTaccaaaaataccaaaaagGCAACTCAGAATTTTACTGCCGCATACACTTGTAACAGATACCGACGACGTAGTATTGTTTGTTGGGGACATGAAGAAGGGCCGCAGGCAAAACCTGGAGCCAACAATAGACCACTATCAAGATCTGCTCAGGAAACATGGTTGCAAACAGATTAAGGATGTGATACCGTTGACTCAGGTTAAGACCGAATTTGACCAGTATGAACTGAAGAGAAAACTTTTGTCCAGCTACGACTACTTTTTAACAGATGGTAAAATAGCTGGACATCTGTCGCATCATTTAGGCAAGCTGTTTATGGCTAAACGAAAACTCCCAACATCTATCAGAATGAATGCCAAGAATTTAAATCGTGAAATTGATATTGCGCTTAAGAAAACCAGCATGCATCTACATTCTTATGGAGACACTCACGTAGTACAAGTCGCGCATACCGGAATGAAGAAACAGGAAATATTTGCAAATGTTCTAAGCGTTTGCAAAAGTCTAGCCGATAATTACCCAGGTGGATGGCTCAACATCAGAAGCCTCATTCTAAAGACATCCACCAGCTTACCAGTACCAATTTACATTACACTGA agaGCAAGAACAAGGTCAAGGTACCAGTCGTTGTACCAAAACGACCCAAGGCTTATCAAACTCTGGTTGGCGAGTTGAGCACATCAGCTCGCGATGCCAAGGTTGTAGTTTACCCTGATGGTACAGTGAAGGTAGAGAAAGACGAGAATAGGATCACCAAA AAAGTTGACAAATTAGctgcaaaaaaatcaaagctG CCTGCCAATCAAGAAACAGCAAAAATATCCAAGCGGAACAAACAA gaaACTACTGTTACCGGAAAAGTGGAAAAGAAACTGGAAACAACG gAAATTCATGAGCCATTCAATATAAAAGCAGAG GACTCTGATGATAATACAAAAACGGCGATTAATGCGAAGTCGTTCACCGATTCTGAGGACGAAATTGAAGATGCTGAACAAGCATATCTCAGTCAGTGGCAGCAGGAAACCATATCTACGACTACCGAAGAGAAAGAACCTAAAAAGAGAtctaaaattgttaaaaaaaagaagaaaacgaaggCGTGA